One segment of Hippopotamus amphibius kiboko isolate mHipAmp2 chromosome 2, mHipAmp2.hap2, whole genome shotgun sequence DNA contains the following:
- the LOC130844855 gene encoding small nuclear ribonucleoprotein Sm D2-like, whose product MSLLNKPKSEMTPEELQKREEEEFNTGPLSVLTQSVKNNTQVPINCRNNKKLLGRVKAFDRHCNMVLENVKEMWTEVPKSGKGKKKSKPVNKDRYISKMFLRGDSVIMVLWNPLIAGK is encoded by the coding sequence atgaGCCTCCTCAACAAGCCCAAGAGTGAGATGaccccagaggagctgcagaagagggaggaggaggagtttaACACGGGGCCACTCTCTGTGCTCACACAGTCAGTCAAGAATAACACGCAAGTGCCCATCAACTGCCGCAACAACAAGAAGCTCCTGGGCCGTGTGAAGGCCTTCGACAGGCACTGCAACATGGTGCTGGAGAATGTGAAGGAGATGTGGACCGAAGTCCCCAAGAGCGGCAAGGGTAAGAAGAAGTCCAAGCCAGTCAACAAGGACCGCTACATCTCGAAGATGTTTCTGCGTGGGGACTCGGTCATCATGGTCCTGTGGAACCCACTCATCGCCGGCAAGTAG